One Mesotoga sp. Brook.08.105.5.1 genomic region harbors:
- a CDS encoding flavodoxin — protein MKSIVVYFSYDESTKVLAEAMASSIDADLLRLVPTGEFSRTYYHHVENPEQIETTPGYDPDKEHIWGSESVTMNNKPELEPYGFDPDNYDLIIIGSPVWALTYAPPISTFLAENKLEGKKIALFCTHDGMIGAAFENLKKALKGNEVIQEIDFEAPSSRLEEYVETAKEWARELGEGL, from the coding sequence ATGAAGTCTATCGTTGTCTATTTCTCATATGATGAAAGCACAAAGGTTCTTGCAGAAGCTATGGCCTCTTCAATCGATGCTGACCTTCTTCGGCTGGTGCCTACGGGGGAGTTCTCTCGAACCTATTATCACCACGTTGAGAATCCCGAGCAAATAGAGACCACTCCCGGATACGATCCTGACAAGGAACACATTTGGGGAAGCGAGTCGGTAACTATGAATAACAAGCCTGAACTTGAGCCATATGGCTTTGATCCTGACAATTACGATCTTATAATCATAGGCAGTCCCGTGTGGGCACTCACTTATGCGCCGCCGATAAGTACATTTCTCGCAGAAAACAAGCTGGAGGGAAAGAAGATAGCTCTATTCTGTACACATGATGGAATGATCGGCGCAGCATTTGAGAATCTCAAGAAGGCATTGAAGGGTAACGAAGTGATTCAGGAGATTGACTTCGAGGCACCTTCTTCAAGGCTTGAAGAGTACGTTGAAACCGCAAAAGAGTGGGCTAGAGAGCTTGGGGAAGGACTGTAG